The Syngnathus acus chromosome 3, fSynAcu1.2, whole genome shotgun sequence genome includes a window with the following:
- the trip4 gene encoding activating signal cointegrator 1 translates to MSNNLLHWCLEQLQHHFGLEASEDIVKYIISIENAEEIEEYVGDLLQGTDGRKGQFIEEFLCRWRKTQRQAGDPSGLFILTESMSATDSQDITKDSQKKSKRKGRNKQEVLTVSQMDPEPEAVKTPMDLMRVQERTSTSSTKKKNKFTNLYAKEGQDKLTVVLPGRHGCECLAQKHRLINNCINCGRIVCEQEGSGPCLFCGSLVCTKEEQEILLRDSNKSQKLRKKLMGECGDKDYLAHQEAKMKAGLDKAVQHKDKLLEYDRTSVKRTQVLDDESDYFATDSNQWLAPAERDKLKKKEEELRDLRHASRKDRKITLDFAGRQVLDEGNNLNEYYNRLDETLQAMNTNAAAKSPLCKRQGVHQNLRDLVNPNIRQSAPEWVDVGSRGNKRNTEKGQSLAQDNKGARLRLQDKELQEMSDGGWCLSMHQPWASLLVRGVKRVEGRTWYTSHRGRLWIAAAAKKPTPQEIAEVEAMYCSIYKKEPRFPSDYPTGCLLGCVNVTDCLSQEQFREQFPGTCDESASPFVFICTNPQELLVKFPMKGKHKIWKLESHYHQGAKKGLVASAAE, encoded by the exons ATGTCAAACAATTTGTTGCACTGGTGTTTGGAGCAGTTACAGCACCACTTTGGTCTGGAGGCATCTGAAGATATTGTCAA ATACATTATATCCATTGAAAATGCTGAGGAGATTGAGGAGTATGTGGGCGACCTTCTCCAGGGCACAGATGGGAGGAAAGGACAGTTTATTGAAGAGTTCCTCTGCAGATGGAGGAAGACTCAAAGACAGGCTGGAGATCCGTCTGGTCTTTTCATCCTCACAGAGTCAATGTCTGCAACAG ACTCCCAAGATATAACCAAAGATTCCCAGAAGAAGTCTAAACGTAAGGGTCGGAACAAACAAGAGGTGTTGACTGTGAGTCAAATGGACCCTGAGCCAGAGGCAGTCAAAACCCCCATGGATCTGATGAGG GTTCAAGAAAGGACCAGTACTTCTtcaacgaagaagaaaaataagttCACAAACCTTTATGCTAAAGAGGGCCAAGACAAGCTGACGGTCGTACTACCCGGCCGACATGGCTGCGAGTGCCTTGCTCAGAAGCACAGGCTCATTAACAACTGCATCAACTGTGGTCGCATTGTATGCGAGCAAGAGGGGTCCGGCCCTTGCCTCTTCTGTGGTAGTCTG gTCTGCACCAAAGAGGAACAGGAGATTCTGCTAAGAGACTCAAACAAAAGCCAGAAACTAAGAAAGAAGCTGATGGGAG AGTGCGGCGACAAAGATTACCTGGCGCATCAAGAAGCCAAGATGAAGGCTGGTTTAGACAAGGCTGTCCAGCATAAAGACAAACTTCTGGAATATGACCGAACTAG TGTCAAGAGAACTCAGGTACTTGATGATGAGTCTGATTACTTTGCCACTGACTCTAATCAGTGGTTGGCACCCGCTGAGCGCGACAAGCTaaagaaaaaggaagaggAGCTCCGTGACCTTCGGCATGCGTCTCGCAAAGATCGGAAAATCACCTTGGACTTTGCTGGTAGACAAGTCCTTGATGAGGGAAACAACCTGAACGAATACTACAACAG ATTAGATGAGACCCTGCAGGCAATGAACACCAACGCTGCGGCAAAATCCCCACTGTGTAAAAGACAAGGAGTACATCAGAACCTCCGAGATCTTGTAAACCCCAACATAAGGCAGAGTGCGCCAGAA TGGGTAGATGTTGGCAGCaggggaaacaaaagaaacacgGAGAAAGGACAGAGTTTGGCACAAGATAATAAAGGGGCCAGGTTGCGTCTTCAAGACAAAGAGCTGCAGGAAATGAGTGACGGTGGCTGGTGTCTGAGCATGCACCAACCATGGGCATCACTACTCGTCAGAGGCGTCAAGAG AGTCGAGGGTCGAACTTGGTACACTTCCCACCGAGGCCGTCTTTGGATTGCTGCAGCGGCCAAGAAGCCCACTCCTCAGGAGATTGCTGAGGTGGAGGCCATGTACTGCTCTATCTACAAAAAAG AGCCCAGGTTTCCTTCTGACTATCCCACTGGCTGCCTGCTGGGCTGTGTCAATGTCACCGATTGCCTTTCTCAGGAACAGTTTAGAGAGCAG TTTCCCGGTACATGCGACGAGTCTGCTTCCCCATTCGTCTTCATATGCACTAACCCCCAGGAGCTGCTGGTGAAATTTCCAATGAAAGGGAAGCACAAGATCT